A genome region from Littorina saxatilis isolate snail1 linkage group LG16, US_GU_Lsax_2.0, whole genome shotgun sequence includes the following:
- the LOC138950086 gene encoding U6 snRNA-associated Sm-like protein LSm7, whose protein sequence is MATLQKPAQGATMDRDKEKKKKESILDLAKYLDKQIRVKFSGGREATGILKGFDPLLNLVLDGTTEFLRDPDDPLKLTEDTRHLGLVVCRGTSVVLICPADGMEAIANPFVQQEA, encoded by the exons GGGGCCACTATGGACAGGgacaaagagaagaagaaaaaggaaagTATCCTTGACCTTGCAAAATACCTTGACAAACAGATCCGGGTCAAGTTCAGTGGAGGTCGCGAGG CCACAGGAATTCTGAAAGGATTTGATCCTCTGTTGAACCTTGTACTGGACGGTACCACAGAGTTTTTAAGAG ACCCCGACGACCCCCTGAAGTTGACCGAGGACACTCGTCACCTGGGGCTGGTGGTGTGTCGCGGGACGTCTGTCGTTCTCATCTGTCCAGCCGATGGAATGGAAGCCATCGCCAACCCCTTCGTACAGCAGGAAGCTTAG